In Aliiglaciecola sp. LCG003, a genomic segment contains:
- a CDS encoding molybdopterin cofactor-binding domain-containing protein, with protein MSAPISNVSRRSFLKASGIGASSLVLGGVIPTFTPVWATPPAESSALNLFVSINTDNSVNIVCHRSEMGQGIRTGLAQVVAEELCVAWDKVSVIQGLANEEYGSQNTDGSRSIRRFYSILREMGASARGMLEQAAAQLWQVPLASVYAKDSFIHHSDSQRKVSFGYLAQTAARLTPSAKKDLTFKSPKDFKLIGKPIAGVDLAEMVSGKAKFGQDIKLEGMLYASIERSPVVGARVKSFDAAAAENTSGVVATYQMPTQPSPVVFHPLNGVAVLASNTWSAMQGRQALNIQWELGDNAKHNSEIFLAELKSNIVSKGKTIRHSGDAYHSMAQAASSHSATYSMPYLVHAPMEPPAATASFTHDQCEIWACTQTPQSTQANVAEALGIEKSKVKVNVTFLGGGFGRKSKPDFSVEAALLSKQMGKPVKVVWSREDDIQHGYYHAISAQHFQAGFDQDKQLISWVQRTAFPSISWTFNATTDEADTGELSLGFGDMPFAVKDLSCETHKATGHIRIGWMRSVSNIHHAFAQGSFVDELAVETGQTTRKMWHQLLGTNRLVDPKTQGFDYQNYGEPLDVFPIDIGRIKRVLDLVVEKSAAEQPCAENEAWGISAQRSFVSYVAVATKVRVINNTVKVLEMHSAIDAGTVVNPDRVRSQQEGSMIFGLSLALLGEISIKDGAVEQSNYHDYQVLRMHQCPKIETYIIESDAPPGGVGEPGTPPVAASLANAIFHASGKRIRDLPVSKHLSV; from the coding sequence ATGAGTGCTCCCATATCTAATGTCAGTCGTCGAAGCTTTTTGAAAGCATCAGGTATAGGTGCCAGTAGTTTAGTCTTAGGTGGAGTCATTCCAACTTTCACGCCTGTTTGGGCAACGCCACCGGCAGAATCATCAGCATTAAATCTGTTCGTCAGTATCAATACGGACAATTCAGTTAACATAGTGTGTCATCGCAGCGAAATGGGGCAGGGGATCCGCACAGGGCTAGCACAAGTGGTTGCCGAAGAGCTTTGCGTTGCGTGGGACAAAGTTAGTGTGATTCAAGGCTTAGCCAATGAAGAATATGGCAGTCAAAATACCGATGGTTCACGCTCCATTCGTCGTTTTTATAGCATTTTACGTGAGATGGGAGCTTCGGCACGGGGGATGTTAGAGCAAGCCGCAGCCCAATTGTGGCAGGTTCCGCTAGCTAGTGTGTATGCTAAAGATAGTTTCATTCACCATAGTGACTCTCAACGAAAGGTTAGTTTTGGTTATTTAGCCCAGACAGCAGCTAGACTGACTCCGTCAGCCAAAAAGGACTTAACCTTTAAATCTCCGAAAGACTTTAAACTTATCGGAAAGCCGATTGCTGGTGTAGATTTGGCTGAAATGGTATCTGGCAAGGCTAAGTTTGGGCAAGACATTAAGCTGGAGGGAATGTTGTATGCAAGTATTGAGCGTTCGCCGGTAGTTGGGGCAAGGGTTAAATCATTTGATGCAGCCGCCGCCGAGAACACCAGTGGTGTGGTAGCGACCTATCAAATGCCAACTCAACCTTCACCTGTGGTATTTCACCCGTTAAATGGCGTGGCGGTATTGGCTAGCAACACTTGGTCGGCGATGCAAGGTCGTCAAGCTCTCAACATCCAATGGGAGCTTGGTGATAACGCAAAACATAACTCGGAAATTTTCTTGGCAGAGCTTAAATCAAACATTGTTAGTAAGGGCAAGACGATACGTCATTCTGGCGATGCTTATCATTCCATGGCACAAGCTGCTTCAAGCCATTCTGCAACCTACTCTATGCCATACTTAGTTCACGCTCCCATGGAGCCACCGGCAGCTACGGCGTCATTTACCCATGATCAGTGTGAGATTTGGGCGTGTACACAAACACCGCAAAGTACTCAGGCCAATGTAGCGGAAGCTTTGGGCATCGAAAAATCTAAGGTTAAAGTAAATGTGACTTTTTTGGGCGGCGGCTTTGGCAGGAAATCCAAGCCTGACTTTTCAGTAGAAGCCGCATTATTATCAAAACAAATGGGCAAGCCAGTTAAGGTAGTGTGGAGCCGCGAAGATGATATTCAGCATGGCTACTATCATGCCATTAGTGCGCAACATTTTCAGGCAGGTTTTGACCAAGATAAACAACTGATTAGTTGGGTACAACGCACCGCATTTCCGAGTATTAGTTGGACCTTTAATGCTACTACTGATGAAGCGGATACAGGTGAATTATCGCTGGGATTCGGTGATATGCCTTTTGCAGTAAAAGATCTGTCCTGTGAGACTCATAAGGCAACTGGACACATTAGAATCGGTTGGATGCGCTCGGTTAGTAATATCCATCATGCTTTTGCGCAAGGTTCATTTGTGGATGAATTAGCCGTAGAGACCGGTCAGACCACCCGAAAAATGTGGCACCAATTGTTGGGCACTAACCGATTGGTCGACCCTAAAACCCAGGGATTTGACTATCAAAATTATGGTGAACCTTTGGATGTCTTTCCAATAGATATCGGGCGAATTAAACGAGTACTAGATTTGGTTGTAGAAAAATCGGCAGCGGAACAGCCCTGTGCGGAAAATGAGGCTTGGGGGATTAGTGCGCAAAGAAGTTTTGTGAGTTACGTGGCCGTGGCTACCAAAGTCCGTGTGATTAACAATACTGTCAAAGTTCTGGAAATGCATTCTGCCATAGATGCTGGCACTGTGGTTAATCCTGATCGGGTCCGTTCTCAGCAAGAAGGTTCAATGATTTTTGGTTTATCCTTAGCCCTTCTTGGCGAAATATCCATTAAGGATGGCGCAGTGGAACAGTCTAACTATCACGACTACCAAGTGCTGCGGATGCATCAATGCCCCAAAATTGAAACTTATATTATTGAGTCGGACGCCCCTCCAGGAGGTGTAGGAGAGCCGGGCACGCCACCTGTTGCAGCAAGTCTGGCTAATGCTATTTTTCATGCCAGTGGTAAACGGATCAGAGATTTACCCGTATCGAAACATTTGTCAGTCTAA
- a CDS encoding nucleotidyltransferase family protein has translation MKIGCVILAAGSASRFGQLKQLYDVDGRTLLNRVVDCYVNSSLSSICVVLGADAVKIAEYLPEGIEAVICEDWHKGMTASLSCGLVALLKKSSQTEIISHVLIGLGDHLGITEKSLANLVDAAQHNPSKIIATDYNKILGAPAIFPFDYIAPLMTLSATQNKGAQAYIMSHLQHVVKVSLPEAQFDIDTPKDLLAWKNSLTEI, from the coding sequence ATGAAAATAGGCTGCGTAATACTTGCCGCTGGCAGTGCGAGTCGTTTTGGTCAACTCAAACAACTTTATGATGTGGACGGACGAACATTACTCAATCGGGTAGTGGATTGTTATGTTAATAGTTCATTATCGTCGATTTGTGTCGTGTTAGGGGCCGATGCTGTTAAAATCGCCGAATATTTGCCTGAAGGCATTGAAGCGGTAATTTGTGAAGATTGGCATAAGGGCATGACAGCCAGTCTATCCTGTGGCTTAGTCGCCCTGTTAAAAAAGTCGAGTCAAACGGAAATAATAAGTCATGTGTTAATTGGTTTGGGTGATCATTTAGGCATAACTGAAAAGAGTCTCGCTAACCTTGTGGATGCTGCGCAACATAATCCGTCAAAAATAATCGCCACTGACTATAATAAAATACTAGGTGCGCCGGCGATTTTTCCGTTTGACTATATAGCGCCATTAATGACTCTCTCTGCAACACAAAACAAGGGTGCGCAAGCGTATATCATGAGTCATCTTCAGCATGTTGTAAAAGTGAGCTTACCTGAAGCACAGTTTGACATTGATACGCCAAAGGATTTACTAGCCTGGAAAAACAGTTTAACCGAGATCTAA
- a CDS encoding RDD family protein: protein MQPTDLSVSKNASTGDVSSSEQSRHVSKKQQQKETREVVTPYAFEVSPSLFGTPLASPFRRATALLIDLALVALISDLTGNVLAIFVALLFWVWAKRLEQRKNKPKAVKTLRVAAVVFIIGGVIGIYQQGGFSPSSQDGRKKNDNATNITQGSAQLATAAVLLSGKYLLAVNKLEQNLDDGKCDSRLACWQALGTEFVDDIIAIGLEPEATTEIISQFVEFSEDQLDKQEQAALTKFILGYYEQVLPLESVSEADSPQGKPLPAEELPIDKSVSSLEQKGYSLVKWAKGIIADLGLGFGWAAFYFTAVMGLFKGQTFGKKLLGIKVIKLDGSEPTLWESFGRYGGYGAGIATGLMGFLQIFWDPNRQAIQDKIAETLVIRVGGKEVQRKDSGAAGV from the coding sequence ATGCAACCGACCGATTTGTCTGTGTCAAAAAACGCTTCAACGGGAGATGTTAGTTCTTCCGAACAAAGCCGCCATGTAAGTAAGAAGCAACAACAAAAAGAAACCAGAGAAGTCGTTACTCCTTATGCGTTTGAAGTATCCCCTAGTTTGTTTGGTACGCCTTTAGCATCACCTTTTCGGCGTGCTACTGCGCTGTTAATTGATTTAGCTTTGGTTGCTTTGATATCTGATCTTACCGGTAATGTGTTGGCCATATTTGTGGCGCTGTTATTTTGGGTATGGGCAAAACGATTAGAACAACGTAAAAATAAGCCCAAAGCAGTCAAAACGCTAAGGGTAGCTGCAGTGGTGTTTATTATTGGTGGAGTAATAGGTATTTACCAGCAAGGAGGTTTTAGCCCCTCAAGCCAAGATGGTCGCAAAAAAAACGATAATGCTACAAACATCACACAGGGCAGTGCACAGTTAGCCACTGCTGCGGTATTACTTAGCGGTAAATATCTATTGGCAGTGAATAAACTCGAGCAAAATCTAGATGATGGAAAATGCGACTCTAGATTGGCTTGTTGGCAAGCTTTAGGCACAGAATTTGTCGACGACATCATCGCAATAGGACTCGAGCCTGAGGCCACTACTGAAATAATCAGTCAATTTGTTGAGTTCTCTGAAGATCAGCTGGACAAACAAGAGCAGGCCGCATTAACTAAATTTATTCTCGGTTATTATGAACAAGTTTTACCACTGGAGTCGGTCAGTGAAGCGGATAGCCCGCAGGGCAAGCCTCTACCAGCTGAGGAACTACCCATTGATAAATCTGTGAGTAGCTTAGAACAAAAGGGTTACAGTCTGGTGAAGTGGGCAAAAGGTATTATAGCGGATTTGGGTCTAGGCTTTGGTTGGGCTGCATTTTATTTCACCGCCGTGATGGGATTGTTTAAAGGCCAAACCTTTGGCAAGAAATTGCTAGGCATCAAAGTCATTAAACTCGATGGTAGCGAGCCAACCTTATGGGAAAGTTTTGGTCGCTATGGCGGTTATGGAGCTGGGATCGCTACAGGCTTGATGGGCTTTTTACAGATATTTTGGGATCCTAACCGCCAGGCTATTCAAGACAAAATTGCTGAAACCTTAGTTATACGTGTGGGTGGAAAAGAGGTCCAACGAAAAGACAGCGGTGCTGCTGGTGTCTAA
- a CDS encoding (2Fe-2S)-binding protein, with product MIRFTINGVSRQVEADPQMPLLWVLRDLLDLTGSKYGCGIAQCGACTVHIDGQPVRSCVMPISAVADKEVTTIEGLSSLDEHPVQQAWKEYNVPQCGYCQSGQIMSAVALLSQNTQPSDEDIDNYMQGNICRCGTYPRIKAAIKAASKSMATAAQFDLANNVGDDA from the coding sequence ATGATTCGTTTCACGATAAATGGTGTGAGCAGACAAGTTGAGGCCGATCCGCAAATGCCACTTCTTTGGGTGTTGCGAGATTTGCTCGATCTGACCGGCAGTAAGTATGGTTGTGGTATTGCCCAATGTGGTGCCTGTACAGTACATATAGACGGCCAACCAGTGCGTTCATGCGTAATGCCAATATCTGCAGTCGCAGATAAAGAGGTTACTACTATTGAAGGTTTATCGAGCTTAGACGAGCATCCTGTTCAACAGGCCTGGAAAGAGTATAACGTGCCCCAATGTGGTTATTGCCAATCTGGTCAAATCATGAGTGCGGTTGCCTTATTATCTCAAAATACTCAGCCTAGTGATGAAGATATTGATAATTATATGCAAGGCAATATTTGCCGCTGTGGCACCTATCCAAGGATCAAAGCTGCCATAAAAGCGGCCTCTAAGAGTATGGCAACTGCAGCTCAATTTGACTTAGCTAACAATGTGGGAGATGACGCATGA
- a CDS encoding XdhC/CoxI family protein, whose protein sequence is MSNHVQAILQNWWLNRDSQRWVLTTIVGTQGSSYRKTGAYMMINDLGQYFGLLSGGCLESDIMLQARKCWHDGKNRIIQYDMREEEDLAWQLGIGCGGLVKILLQPVSQANHYLGLDAVLNTLETNQFCQYVQKVDETEPDNQCLLLDHRKPIKPTIFIRDEVKYLHQVVSPPNQLVVFGAGVDARPVVAIAARLGWKVTLVDPRVSYARQQYFADATLIIRQDMNQLLSQTAPITWLETTDAILIMTHNIGLDAKALQLALRSQSRYVGVLGPEHRTERVFKYADMQRQNYPLPLANPAGLRLGGELPESIALSMLAEIHSVLEQADGKSISGIIA, encoded by the coding sequence GTGTCTAATCATGTGCAGGCTATATTACAAAACTGGTGGCTAAACCGTGATAGTCAACGTTGGGTACTGACAACTATTGTAGGAACCCAAGGTTCGTCTTATCGTAAAACCGGGGCCTATATGATGATCAATGATCTTGGTCAGTATTTCGGCTTGCTCAGTGGTGGCTGTTTGGAGTCTGACATTATGCTCCAAGCCCGTAAATGTTGGCACGACGGAAAGAACCGAATTATCCAATATGATATGCGCGAAGAGGAGGACTTAGCTTGGCAGTTGGGGATTGGCTGTGGCGGCTTGGTAAAAATTTTATTGCAACCTGTGTCGCAGGCGAATCACTACCTAGGGTTAGATGCTGTGCTTAACACCCTAGAGACCAATCAATTTTGCCAGTATGTGCAAAAGGTGGATGAAACAGAGCCTGACAACCAATGCCTATTGCTCGACCATCGTAAACCTATCAAGCCAACTATATTTATTCGAGATGAGGTTAAGTATCTTCATCAGGTCGTCTCGCCGCCTAATCAGTTGGTGGTGTTTGGCGCTGGCGTTGACGCACGGCCGGTGGTTGCGATTGCGGCTAGACTAGGTTGGAAGGTAACTTTGGTCGACCCCCGAGTGAGCTATGCACGCCAGCAGTACTTTGCCGATGCAACATTAATTATACGCCAAGACATGAACCAATTATTATCTCAAACTGCCCCTATAACCTGGTTAGAAACTACAGATGCAATATTGATTATGACCCACAACATTGGCTTAGATGCTAAAGCTTTGCAGTTGGCTTTGCGCAGTCAGTCACGCTATGTTGGTGTGTTAGGGCCGGAGCATAGAACTGAGAGGGTGTTTAAATATGCTGATATGCAGCGACAAAACTATCCGTTACCTTTAGCTAATCCAGCCGGCTTACGTTTGGGCGGCGAGCTGCCAGAATCTATTGCTTTATCGATGCTGGCGGAGATTCACAGCGTATTAGAACAAGCTGATGGCAAAAGCATTAGCGGTATTATCGCCTAA